From the Streptomyces sp. Sge12 genome, the window GACCCGTTCTCCTTCGTCGTCGCGCTGCTCGCCGGGGTCGCCGGCATGCTGTCGCTGACCTCGGCGAAGGCCGGCGCCCTGGTGGGCGTGGCGATCTCCGTCACCACCGTCCCGGCGGGTGCCAACGCCGCGGTGGCCCTCAGCTACGGCGACTTCGCGCAGATGTGGGGATCGGGCATCCAGCTGGCCGTGAACCTGGGCGGCATCATCCTCGCCGGAACGCTCACCCTCCTGTGCTGGAAACTGCTGTGGCGCACCCAGGAGAGCCGGATGATCCGGAAACCGGGTGCGCCACGGAGGCCTGGCAGCGGCTTTTAGGGCCTGAGGTCTAGCCGAGCGCGGACTTCACGACGTCCGCGAGCCGGCCGGCGACCGCGCGGGCCTGCTCGATGTCCGCGGCCTCGACCATCACCCGTACGAGCGGCTCCGTACCGGAGGGACGCAGCAGCACCCGTCCGGTGGTGCCGAGCTCGCGCTCGGCGTCGGCCACGGCCGCGGCGAGCTCGGCGGAGGTGGTCACGCGGGACTTGTCCACGTCGGGAACGTTGATCAGCACCTGCGGCAGTCGCTGCATGACGCCCGCGAGCTCGGCGAGGGACTTGCCGGTGGCCGCGACGCGCGCGGCGAGCAGCAGGCCGGTCAGCGTGCCGTCGCCGGTGGTCGCGTGGTCGAGGATGATCACGTGGCCGGACTGCTCGCCGCCGAGCGCGTAGCCGTGCTCCTTCATCGACTCCAGCACGTACCGGTCACCGACCCCGGTCTGCACGACCTGGATGCCCTCGGCCTCCATGGCCAGCTTGAAGCCCAGGTTGGACATCACGGTGCCGACCACGGTGTTCTCGCGCAGCTGGCCGGCCTCGCGCATGGCCAGCGCCAGCACCGCGAGGATCTGGTCGCCGTCGACCTCCGCGCCGGAGCCGTCCACGGCCAGGCAGCGGTCCGCGTCGCCGTCGTGCGCGATGCCGAAGTCGGCGCCGTGCTCGACCACGGCGGCCTTGAGCAGACCGAGGTGGGTGGAGCCGCAACCGTCGTTGATGTTGAGGCCGTTGGGCTCGGCGCCGATCGTGATGATCTCCGCGCCGGCCCGGGCGAAGGCCTCGGGCGAGACGTACGCGGCCGCGCCGTGCGCCTCGTCGAGGACGACCTTCAGGCCTTCGAGGCGGTTGGGGAGGACCCCGATGAGGTGGGCGACGTACTTGTCGAAGCCCTCGGTGTAGTCGGACACGCGGCCCACGCCGGAGCCGGTGGGCCGGTCCCAGGGGGCGCCGGTGCGGTGCTGCTCGTAGGTCGACTCGATGCGGTCCTCCAGCTCGTCGGCCAGCTTGTGGCCGCCGCGCGCGAAGAACTTGATGCCGTTGTCGGGCATGGCGTTGTGGCTGGCGGAGAGCATCACGCCGAGGTCGGCGCCCAGCGCACCGGTGAGATACGCCACCGCCGGGGTGGGCAGCACACCGACGCGCAGGACGTCCACGCCCGCGCTCGCGAGGCCCGCCACGACCGCGGCCTCCAGGAATTCGCCGGAGGCACGGGGGTCCCGGCCGACCACGGCGGTGGCCCGGTGGCCCTCGAAGGTGCCCGCCTCGGCGAGTACGTGGGCAGCCGCCACGGAGAGGCCGAGCGCGAGCTCCGCCGTCAGATCCGCGTTGGCAACGCCGCGTACACCGTCCGTCCCGAAGAGTCGTCCCACTGTTGTCCTCCCGAGTTTCCGCTTCGCGTATGACCGCTTGTGACAGGTATTTGCCGCTTGTGGCGGTAAACGAACCGCCCCGGCAGCACAGAGAGTGCTGCCGGGGCGGTTTCGTTGCAGAACAGCAGGCGCAGATTAACGCTTGCTGTACTGCGGAGCCTTACGGGCCTTCTTGAGACCGGCCTTCTTGCGCTCGACCGCACGGTCGTCGCGGGAAAGGAAGCCGGCCTTCTTCAGCGCCGGGCGGTTGTTGTCCACGTCCGCCTCGTTCAGCGCACGGGCCACACCCAGGCGCAGGGCGCCGGCCTGGCCGGAGACGCCGCCACCCGAGATGCGGGCGATGACGTCGTAGCGGCCGTCAAGCTCGAGGAGCTTGAAGGGCTCGTTGACTTCCTGCTGGTGCACCTTGTTGGGGAAGTAGTCCTCAAGGGTGCGACCGTTGATCTTCCACTTGCCGGTGCCCGGAACGATCCGGACGCGGGCGATGGCGTTCTTGCGACGGCCCAGGCCGGCGGCCGGCTGGGGGTCGCCGAAGCGGCCGGCAAGGGACTCGGAGGTGTAGTCGCCCTCGACGACGACCTCAGACTCGCTGGTGTACTCCTCGACGTTGCCCTCGAACTCTTCGACGGTCGTCTCGGCGGTGGTCTCGGCCACGATGCTCCTCAGAATTTTCTACGTCTTAGGGGGTGGCCGGAACTACTGCGCGACCTGGGTGATCTCGAACGGCACCGGCTGCTGGGCAGCGTGGGGGTGCTGGTCGCCCGAGTAGACCTTCAGCTTCGAGAGCATCTGACGGCCCAGGGTGTTCTTGGGGAGCATGCCCTTGATGGCCTTCTCGACGGCCTTCTCCGGGTTGTTCGCCAGGAGGTCGTCGTAGCGCACCGAGCGGAGACCACCCGGGTAGCCGGAGTGGCGGTAGGCCATCTTCTGCGACGCCTTGTTGCCGGACAGGTGAACCTTGTCGGCGTTGACGATGATGACGAAGTCGCCCATGTCCATGTGGGGGGCGTAAGTCGGCTTGTGCTTACCCCGCAGGAGGGCAGCGGCCTGGGTCGCCAGACGGCCGAGGACAACGTCCTGGGCGTCGATGACGAGCCACTGGCGCGAGATGTCGCCGGGCTTGGGGCTGAACGTACGCACGCGTATGCCTTCGCTTCTTCGGTGGTGGTTATCCCAAGGGCGCAAGCCCCACGGGAAGGTCCTGACAGGGTCACCACGGACGATCACGACAGCCCTCATTCGCAGCGGGGACGCACCCGCGCGAACTGCTGGTCATCGGTCCGGTGGACCGGCGCAAGGCCCTTTCACGTGAGAATGAGAAAGCCAATACGCATAACAAACCAGCAGGATACCCAAGCAGACCCGTACGGGTCAAAACGCGGTCCGCGATGCCGATTCTGCTGGCGTCGCGGCGCACTCCGGTTCGGTCCTGGGTGGGGACCCCGCAGTTGTTACGGGCTCCAGAGTAACCCGCCCGGAGCGCAGTGCACGACGCGCCATCATGATCGCGAGCCCGCAGAGGGTGGCGCAGTCCTTGAACGCCCGCCGCTTGTGGGCCAGCTCCGACGGCCACGGGACCAGGGCCACCTGGGGCGTCAGGGCCAGCCAGAACCAGGGCGAGCGGGGCATCGAGCCGGCCCGCACCCCCGAGGCCAGCAGCAGCGGGAGCACCACCAGGAGGTAGTGGTCGAAGGAGGGACGGGAGACCAGAAATGCGGCGAGCATCACCATGCAGGCCGTCTCCACGAGCCGCAGCTCCCCCTGGTCCGCATCGTCCGGCCGCCGCCAGCGCCGCCAGGCGCCCCACAGCCCGGCCGCGGCACCCGCGAAGGCCACCACCACCGCCACCGGCTCCGGCACCCCCAGCCGCGGCAGCACGGCGATCGGAGAGGCGTCCCACGGCAGGGCGTAGGAGTCCTGCCCCTGCAACAGGAAGGGCAGCGTCTTGGTGAAGAACAGCGACGGACTGGGCATCATCAGCGCGCCGGCGAGCGAGACCCCCACCGGTACCAGCACGGCCACGGCCAGCGCCCGCCACTGCCGGGCGAACAGGAACAGCAGCCCGATCGGCACCAGCATCGGCTTGCAGGCGATCGCCAGCCCGATCACCAGGCCGGCCGCCCCCCACGACCGCCGCCGCGCGAGCAGCAGGGCCACCGGCAGCGCGGCCGCCGAGATGGCCGTCCAGTTGCCGATCAGCACGAGGTTCACGTACGGCTTGTAGGCGAGGGCGAAGACCGCGAGACCGCAGACCGCGAACCGCGAGCGCAGCGGCACCGCGAAAAGCCGCAGCGCGGCCAGCCAGCCGATGCCCAGCAGCCCCGACATCCCGACGGGCAGCACCCACCGCAGCACCGTGTGCGGCAGCAGCGCCTCCGGAACCGCCATGATCACGGCGCTGGGCAGGTAGAGGAACCGCTTGTCCTCGTAGGGGGACCCGCCGGCCAGCAGCGTCTCGGCGGCCTTGACCACGAAGGCGTTGTCCGAGCCCCAGTTCTCCCGCAGGCTCGTGGAGACCGCGATCCCGAGGAGCACCGCGAGCGAGGCGAACTGCCAGAACCGGGAAGCCGGCCGCAGCAGCCAGTCGACCAGCCGGTTCCCGGACGTCTGGTTCTCCCACTTCATCAGCCAGATGCTCGGCCGCAGCCCCACGACGCCTGCCCCTCACTCCACCGGAGGGGGCGACGGTCTCCCCCTAGCGCTTGCGTTCGACTCTACGTTCGTCCCAGACGGGTTCCTGAGTCTCCCGCACAACACCGTCCGAACCGAAGACCAGGTAACGGTCAAATGTGCGCGCGAACCACCGGTCGTGCGTGACGCACAGCACAGTGCCGTCGTAGGACTCCAGGCCGTCCTGGAGCGCCTCCGCGGACTCCAGGTCCAGGTTGTCCGTCGGCTCGTCCAGCAGCAGCGCCGTGGTGCCCGCCAGCTCCAGCAGCAGGATCTGGAAACGTGCCTGCTGGCCGCCGGAGAGCTTCTCGAAGGGCTGCTCGCCCTGGCGCTCCAGCTCGTAGCGGCGCAGGGCCCCCATCGCCTGGCCCAGGGGCTTGGCCGCCTCCGTCCACAGGATGTCGACGAGGGTGCGGCCGAAGAGCTCCGGGTGCGCGTGCGTCTGCGCGAAATGGCCGGGAACCACCCGTGCGCCCAGCTTCCAGGCGCCCGTGTGCTTGACGTCCTCGCCCGCCAGCAGCCGCAGGAAGTGCGACTTGCCCGAGCCGTTCGAGCCGAGCACCGCGACCCGCTCCCCGTAGAAGACCTCCAGGGAGAACGGCTTCATCAGCCCCGTGAGCTCCAGGTTCTCCACGGTCAGCGCCCGCACGCCGGTCCGGCCGCCCTTGAGCCGCATCTTGATGTCCTGCTCGCGCGGCGGCTCCGGCGGCGGGCCGGCCTCCTCGAACTTCTGGAAGCGGGTCTGCATCGCCCGGTAGCGCGAGGCCATGTCGGGGCTGGAGGCGGCCTGATTGCGCAGGCGCAGCACCAGGGCCCTCAGACGGGCGTGCTCCTCGTCCCAGCGCCGCTTGAGCTCCTCGAAGCGCGCGAAGCGCTCCTTGCGGGCCTCGTGGTACGTGGCGAAGCCGGAGCCGTGCACCCACACGTCGCTGCCCGTCGGGCTCGCCTCCAGGCTGATGATCTTCTCCGCGGCCTGGGTGAGCAGTTCCCGGTCGTGGCTGACGAAGAGCACCGTCTTGCGGGTGGCCTTCAGCTGCTCCTCCAGCCAGCGCTTGCCCGGGACGTCGAGGTAGTTGTCCGGCTCGTCGAGCAGCAATACCTCGTCGGGCCCGCGCAGCAGCGCCTCCAGCACGAGCCGCTTCTGCTCACCGCCCGACAGCGTGCGCACCTCGCGGAACTGCGCGGAGTCGTACGGGATGGCCAGCGCGGCCATCGTGCAGACGTCCCACAGGGTCTCCGCCTCGTAGCCCTGGACATCGGCCCAGTCGCTGAGCGCCTGGGCGTACGCCATCTGCGCGGCCTCGTCGTCGACCGTGAGGATCAGCTGCTCGGCGTGGTCCACGGCCTTCGCGGCCTCCCGGATCCGCGGCTGGGCCACGGAGACCAGCAGGTCCCGCACGGTCGTCTCGTCCCGTACGGAGCCCACGAACTGCGACATCACGCCGAGCCCACCGCTGATGGTGACCCCGCCGCCGTGCGGCTGGAGCTCCCCGGAGATCAGCTTGAGCAGGGTGGTCTTGCCGGCGCCGTTCGCCCCCACCAGGGCCGCCACCGACCCCTCCCCGACCCGGAAGGAGACGTCGGGGAGCAGGACCCGCCCGTCGGGAAGGTAGTACTCCAGGTGGCTGGCTTCGAGATGTCCCATGCCGCGCATTGTCCAGGCCGGGCCCCGATCCGCCCAAACGGATTAGGCGGGCACGCGCTCAGCAGCAGCCGGCGCCCGGCAGGGTCCGCATGTTGCGCGCTTCCTTGCTGCGGGCGGCCAGCAGCTCGTCCGCCGGGTAGCCGACCTCCTCCAGGGTCAGCCCGTGCGGCTTGACCACGTGCACCGAGGAGTCCCGTACGCCGGCCGCCAGCACCTTGCCGGGCCAGTCGGTGGGCCGGTGCCCGTCCCCGACGTGCAGCAGGGCGCCGACCAGCGAGCGGACCATGTTGTGGCAGAAGGCGTCCGCGCGGACGGTCGCGGTGATGATCCCGTCCTCGGCGCGCTCCCAGCTGAGCTGCTGGAGCGTACGGATGGTCGTGGCGCCCTCGCGCTTCTTGCAGTACGCGGCGAAGTCGTGCTCGCCGAGCAGCGGGGCGGCGGCCTCGTTCATGGCGTCCACGTCGAGCGGCCACTGGTGCCACAGCACGTGCCCGCGGCGCAGCGGGTCGACGCCGCCCCGGTGGTCGCCCACGCGGTACGCGTAGCGGCGCCAGATGGCCGAGAAGCGCGCGTTGAAGCCCTCGGGGGCCTCGGCGACCTTCCACACCCGTACGTCGTGGGGCAGCCTGCCCGCGAGGCGCCGCAGCAGCAGACCGCCGTGCTCGGCCCACACCTCCTCGGCGAGGTCGAACTGCGCGACCTGACCGCGGGCGTGCACCCCCGCGTCGGTCCGCCCGGCCACGGTCAGCTCGACCGGCTCGGACAGCCGCATCACGGTCTGCAGGGCCGACTCCAGCTCGCCCTGGACGGTCCGCAGCACGCGCTGCTTCGCCCAGCCGGAGAAGTCCTTGCCGTCGTAGCTCAGGTCCAGCCGCACCCGGACATGCCCGGGCTCCACCTCGTCACTCACGTGACCGATCCTCTCAGAATCACCCATATGCAGAACGGGCCCGCCCCGGAAGGGGGCGGGCCCGTTCAGAGCCGTTCAAGCAAGCGTGATCCCGGGGGATCAGGCCTCCTTGGTCTCCTCGGCGGGGGTCTCGACAGCCTCCGCCTCCTTGACCGCGCGCTTGGTGGCGGCCTCGGCCTCACCGGTGGCCTGCTGGGCGACCGTAAGGGCCTCGACCAGCTCGATCACGGCCATCGGGGCGTTGTCGCCACGACGGTTGCCGATCTTGGTGATGCGCGTGTAACCACCGGGGCGGTTCTCGTAGCGCGGGGCGATCTCGGTGAACAGCGTGTGCACGATGCTCTTGTCCGTGATCGTCTGCAGCACCAGGCGACGGTTGTGGATGTCGCCCTTCTTGGCCTTGGTGACCAGACGCTCGGCGTAGGGACGCAGGCGACGGGCCTTGGCCTCGGTGGTGGTGATGCGGCCGTGCTCGAAGAGCGCCTTCGCGAGGTTCGCGAGGAGGTGCTTCTCGTGCGCGGCGGAGCCGCCCAGGCGGGCACCCTTTGCGGGACGCGGCATTGTTACTCCTTCAAATCTGCACCGGCCGTGTCAGGTACCGGAGTCAGTTCCCTCAAGCGGTCGCGAGAGGGGGTGTGGGGGGCGCGAGCCCCCCACAAGCTTTTCTAGTACTGCTCGGTCTCGACGAAACCGGCGTCCGCGTCGTCGTCGGCGCCGAAGGCGTCGGCGGCGGCGGTCGGGTCGAATCCGGGCGGGCTGTCCTTGAGGGCCAGGCCCATGCCGGCCAGCTTCGCCTTGACCTCGTCGATCGACTTCGCACCGAAGTTGCGGATGTCGAGCAGGTCGGCCTCGGAGCGGGCGACGAGCTCACCCACGGAGTGGATGCCCTCGCGCTTGAGGCAGTTGTACGACCGAACGGTGAGCTCGAGCTCCTCGATCGGCAGCGCCAGGTCGGCGGCCAGGGCGGCGTCCGTCGGGGACGGGCCCATGTCGATGCCCTCGGCGTCGATGTTGAGCTCGCGCGCCAGACCGAACAGCTCGACCAGGGTCTTACCGGCGGACGCCATGGCGTCGCGCGGGCGCATGGCCTGCTTGGTCTCGACGTCGACGATCAGCTTGTCGAAGTCGGTGCGCTGCTCGACTCGGGTCGCCTCGACCTTGTAGGTGACCTTGAGGACCGGGCTGTAGATGGAGTCGACCGGGATACGGCCGATCTCCTGGCCCAGCTGCTTGTTCTGGACGGCGGAGACGTAGCCGCGACCGCGCTCGACGGTCAGCTCCATCTCCAGCTTGCCCTTGCCGTTGAGCGTGGCGAGGACCAGGTCCGGGTTGTGCACCTCGACACCGGCCGGGGGCGCGATGTCAGCAGCGGTGACCAGGCCGGGACCCTGCTTGCGCAGGTACATCACGACCGGCTCGTCGTGCTCCGAGGAGACGACCAGCTGCTTGATGTTGAGGATGATGTCGGTGACGTCTTCCTTGACGCCCGGCACGGTGGTGAACTCGTGCAGGACGCCGTCCACGCGGATGCTGGTGACAGCGGCACCCGGGATGGAGGACAGGAGGGTACGGCGCAGGGAGTTGCCGAGGGTGTAACCGAAGCCCGGCTCCAGGGGCTCGATCACGAACCGCGAGCGGTACTCGTCGACGACCTCTTCGGTCAGCGAAGGACGCTGAGCGATAAGCATGTCTGTGTTCCTTCATTCGTGGACGCCCACTATTTGACGCCCGACGGAGTGCAGCACGGGGCTGCGGACTACAAGGGTACGGGCGGCACGTCCCCCGCGAGGGGTTCGTACCGCCCGGACACTCAAGAACGCACAGGTGCGTCCGCTGCTTCAGACGCCGTTTCCCGCTTCGGTGAAGCGAGAAGTCCGGCAGTCGTCAGACGCGGCGGCGCTTCGGCGGGCGGCAGCCGTTGTGCGGGGTGGGGGTGACGTCCTGGATCGAGCCGACCTCGAGGCCGGTGGCCTGGAGGGAGCGGATCGCGGTCTCGCGGCCGGAGCCCGGACCCTTCACGAAGACGTCGACCTTGCGCATGCCGTGCTCCTGCGCGCGGCGGGCGGCCGACTCGGCAGCCATCTGCGCGGCGAAGGGGGTGGACTTGCGCGAGCCCTTGAAGCCGACGTGGCCGGCGGAGGCCCAGGAGATCACGTTGCCCGAGGGGTCCGTGATCGAAACGATGGTGTTGTTGAACGTGCTCTTGATGTGGGCGTGCCCGTGAGCGACGTTCTTCTTTTCCTTGCGGCGCACCTTCTTGGCAGCGCCCTGACGACCCTTGGGGGGCATCTAAATCTCCTACGGGAGGTGGTCGGTCCTACAGCGCAAGACCGCTGAACAGGACTACTTCTTGCCCGGCTTCTTCTTACCGGCGATCGCGCGACGCGGGCCCTTGCGGGTACGCGCGTTGGTGCTGGTGCGCTGACCGTGCACCGGCAGGCCACGACGGTGGCGGATGCCCTGGTAGCACTGGATCTCGATCTTGCGGCGGATGTCGCCCTGGATCTCGCGGCGGAGGTCACCCTCGGTACGGAGGTTGGCGTCCACGTACTCGCGGATCTTGACGAGGTCCTCTTCGGCCAGGTCACGAACGCGGGTGTTCGGGTTCACGCCGGTGGAGGCGAGGATCTCCTTGGACCGGGTGCGCCCGATACCGAAGACGTAGGTGAGTGCGATCTCCACGCGCTTTTCGCGCGGGATGTCAACACCGGAAACGCGTGCCATTCAATGGCTCCTGTGTGTTCGGGGGTCTTCAGCAGAACCGACCCCGACCGCCGACCACCCGAAAGTGGGTGATGGTACGCCCGGGTCCCCGGCCCCCGCCGGAGGTACCGCCGGCCCCGTACAGGGCTGGGCGGGTTCTGCGTATGTACGTTTTCTTACGTCGCGCGAAGAACTGCGGAAGGCAGGTCGGTCGGCGTGCGTCAGCCCTGGCGCTGCTTGTGGCGCAGGTTGTCGCAGATGACCATGACCCGACCGTGACGGCGGATCACCTTGCACTTGTCGCAGATCTTCTTGACGCTCGGCTTGACCTTCATGTTGGTGAGGTTCTCCGGGTCAGTGCCACCACCCGCACCGGGACGGATGCCCAGGCAGGAGTGAGAGCAAGATCTACTTGTATCGGTAGACGATCCGGCCACGCGTCAGGTCGTACGGAGAGAGCTCCACAACGACCCGGTCATCGGGGAGGATGCGGATGTAGTGCATGCGCATCTTGCCGCTGATGTGCGCGAGGACCTTGTGACCGTTCTGGAGTTCCACCTTGAACATCGCGTTCGGGAGGGACTCGATCACGGTGCCCTCGATTTCGATGGCACCTTGCTTCTTGGCCACGCTTCGCCTTTCGAATCGGCTACCTTGATCGACTCCGTGCGCCATGCAGACATGGAAGTGCACGAGAGCCGACGAGTCAGTCTACGTCAGGGCACCCAGAAAGACGAATCCGGAAAGTTTGCCCCAGAGTCTAGATCATTAACCGAGGGGGTCCGGAGCCGTCGTGACTCCGTACTCCGCCAGCTTCGCCTTGCCGCAGTCCGGGCTGGTCAGGACGATGGGCCCGGCTTCCGTCAGCGCGATGGAGTGCTCCCAGTGCGAGGACCAGGTGCCGTCCGTCGTGATGACCGTCCAGTCGTCCGAAAGGACCTCCGTCTGGGCGGTTCCCAGGGAGACCATGGGCTCGATCGCCAGGCAGACGCCCGGAACGAGCTTGATCCCCTTGCCCCGCTTGCGCGAGACGTAGTTCAGCAGGTGCGGGTCCATGTGCATCTCGGACCCGATGCCGTGGCCGCCGTAGTCCTCGATGATCCCGAACTTGCCGAGGCTGTGCTCACCGGTGGTCGGACGGGGCTGGCGCTTGATGTACGTCTCGATCGCCTTGGAGATGTCCACGAGGCGGTTGCCGAGCTTCATGGCGGCGATACCGGCCCACATGGACTCCTCGGTCACCCGGGACAGCTCCACGAGCTCAGGGGCGTGCCCGGTGCCGACGAAGGCGGTGTACGCGGCGTCGCCGTGCCAGCCGTCCACGATCGCGCCGGCGTCGATCGAGATGATGTCGCCGTCCTTGAGGACGGTCTTGTCGTCCGGGATGCCGTGGACGACGACCTCGTTCACCGAGGTGCAGATCGTCGCGGGGAAGCCGCCGTAGCCGAGGAAGTTCGACTTGGCACCGGCGTCCGCGATGACCTTGCGGGCCACCATGTCCAGATCCCGCGTCGTGGCGCCCGGCACGGCCGCCTCACGGGTCGCAGCGTGGATCGCGGCGACGACCAGCCCTGCCTCGCGCATCTTCGCGATCTGCTCGGGGGTCTTGATCTGGACCATGGGAAGTGCCTTCCACCTTCGGATCTGCGTTGTTCGGGTCTTTTCAACAGTACGGCCGCGATGTCCTGGGGACACCGCGGCCGTACCTGCACAAGAAAGGGCTACTACTTCTTGAGGGCGTCCATCGCGCGCTTGGTGACGTCCGCGACCTCACCGAGGGCCGGGATGGTCACCAGCAGGCCCTGGGCCTTGTAGTAGTCGATGATCGGCTCGGTCTGCGTGTGGTAGACCTCCAGCCGGTTGCGGACCGTGGCCTCGGAGTCGTCACCGCGCTGGTAGAGCTCGCCGCCGCAGGTGTCGCAGACGCCCTCGGCCTTCGGCGGGGCGTACGTCACGTGGAAGACGTGCGAGGAGTCGTTGCGGCAGATCCGCCGGCCGGCGATCCGCTTGACGACCTCGTCCTCCTCGACCTCCAGGTCGAGGACGGCGTCGAGCTTCATGCCCGCGGCCTGGAGCATCTCGTCGAGGGCCTCGGCCTGCGAGACGTTGCGCGGGAAGCCGTCGAGCAGGAAGCCGTTCACGGCGTCCGGCTGCTCCATACGGTCCTTCGCCATGCCGATGGTCACCTCGTCGGGGACCAGGTCGCCGGCGTCCATGAACGCCTTCGCCTGCTTGCCCAGCTCGGTGCCCTGGCTGATGTTGGCCCGGAACAGGTCGCCCGTGGAGATGTGCGGAATCGACAGGTTCTTGGCAAGGAACGCGGCCTGCGTTCCCTTGCCCGCACCGGGCGGTCCAACGAGGACGATTCGCATCAGCGGAGGAACCCTTCGTAATTACGCTGCTGGAGCTGGCTCTCGATCTGCTTCACGGTTTCCAGACCCACACCCACGATGATCAGGATGCTCGTCCCGCCGAACGGGAAGTTCTGGTTCGCTCCGAAGCCGGCCAACGCCATCGTCGGCACAAGAGCGATGAGACCCAGGTACAGCGACCCCGGCCAGGTGATCCGGTTGAGTACGTAGCTGAGGTACTCGGCGGTGGGTCGACCGGCGCGGATGCCCGGGATGAACCCACCATACTTCTTCATGTTGTCTGCAACTTCCTCGGGGTTGAACGAGATCGCCACGTAGAAGAACGCGAAGAAGACGATCAGGAGGAAGTACACCGCGATGTAGTACGGGTGGTCGCCCTTGACGAAGTGCTTCTGGATCCAGACGGCCCAGCCCGCGGTGGACCCGCTGAACTGCACGACCAGTGCCGGGATGTAGAGCAGCGACGAGGCGAAGATGACGGGGATGATGCCCGCCTGGTTCACCTTGAGCGGGATGTAGGTCGACGTACCGCCGTAGGCACGACGGCCGATCATGCGCTTCGCGTACTGGACCGGGATCCGGCGCTGCGCCTGCTCGACGAAGACCACCAGGCCGACCATCGCGAGGCCGACGAGCATGACGACGCCGAACTCGACCCAGCCGTCGGCGATCTTGCCCTGGAGCTTGATCTGCCAGAGGGCGCCGATGAAGCCGGCGGCGATCGAGATGAACATGAGGATCGACATACCGTTGCCGATGCCGCGGTCGGTGATGAGCTCACCG encodes:
- the glmM gene encoding phosphoglucosamine mutase encodes the protein MGRLFGTDGVRGVANADLTAELALGLSVAAAHVLAEAGTFEGHRATAVVGRDPRASGEFLEAAVVAGLASAGVDVLRVGVLPTPAVAYLTGALGADLGVMLSASHNAMPDNGIKFFARGGHKLADELEDRIESTYEQHRTGAPWDRPTGSGVGRVSDYTEGFDKYVAHLIGVLPNRLEGLKVVLDEAHGAAAYVSPEAFARAGAEIITIGAEPNGLNINDGCGSTHLGLLKAAVVEHGADFGIAHDGDADRCLAVDGSGAEVDGDQILAVLALAMREAGQLRENTVVGTVMSNLGFKLAMEAEGIQVVQTGVGDRYVLESMKEHGYALGGEQSGHVIILDHATTGDGTLTGLLLAARVAATGKSLAELAGVMQRLPQVLINVPDVDKSRVTTSAELAAAVADAERELGTTGRVLLRPSGTEPLVRVMVEAADIEQARAVAGRLADVVKSALG
- the rpsI gene encoding 30S ribosomal protein S9; the encoded protein is MAETTAETTVEEFEGNVEEYTSESEVVVEGDYTSESLAGRFGDPQPAAGLGRRKNAIARVRIVPGTGKWKINGRTLEDYFPNKVHQQEVNEPFKLLELDGRYDVIARISGGGVSGQAGALRLGVARALNEADVDNNRPALKKAGFLSRDDRAVERKKAGLKKARKAPQYSKR
- the rplM gene encoding 50S ribosomal protein L13, giving the protein MRTFSPKPGDISRQWLVIDAQDVVLGRLATQAAALLRGKHKPTYAPHMDMGDFVIIVNADKVHLSGNKASQKMAYRHSGYPGGLRSVRYDDLLANNPEKAVEKAIKGMLPKNTLGRQMLSKLKVYSGDQHPHAAQQPVPFEITQVAQ
- a CDS encoding glycosyltransferase family 87 protein; this encodes MKWENQTSGNRLVDWLLRPASRFWQFASLAVLLGIAVSTSLRENWGSDNAFVVKAAETLLAGGSPYEDKRFLYLPSAVIMAVPEALLPHTVLRWVLPVGMSGLLGIGWLAALRLFAVPLRSRFAVCGLAVFALAYKPYVNLVLIGNWTAISAAALPVALLLARRRSWGAAGLVIGLAIACKPMLVPIGLLFLFARQWRALAVAVLVPVGVSLAGALMMPSPSLFFTKTLPFLLQGQDSYALPWDASPIAVLPRLGVPEPVAVVVAFAGAAAGLWGAWRRWRRPDDADQGELRLVETACMVMLAAFLVSRPSFDHYLLVVLPLLLASGVRAGSMPRSPWFWLALTPQVALVPWPSELAHKRRAFKDCATLCGLAIMMARRALRSGRVTLEPVTTAGSPPRTEPECAATPAESASRTAF
- a CDS encoding ATP-binding cassette domain-containing protein, which translates into the protein MRGMGHLEASHLEYYLPDGRVLLPDVSFRVGEGSVAALVGANGAGKTTLLKLISGELQPHGGGVTISGGLGVMSQFVGSVRDETTVRDLLVSVAQPRIREAAKAVDHAEQLILTVDDEAAQMAYAQALSDWADVQGYEAETLWDVCTMAALAIPYDSAQFREVRTLSGGEQKRLVLEALLRGPDEVLLLDEPDNYLDVPGKRWLEEQLKATRKTVLFVSHDRELLTQAAEKIISLEASPTGSDVWVHGSGFATYHEARKERFARFEELKRRWDEEHARLRALVLRLRNQAASSPDMASRYRAMQTRFQKFEEAGPPPEPPREQDIKMRLKGGRTGVRALTVENLELTGLMKPFSLEVFYGERVAVLGSNGSGKSHFLRLLAGEDVKHTGAWKLGARVVPGHFAQTHAHPELFGRTLVDILWTEAAKPLGQAMGALRRYELERQGEQPFEKLSGGQQARFQILLLELAGTTALLLDEPTDNLDLESAEALQDGLESYDGTVLCVTHDRWFARTFDRYLVFGSDGVVRETQEPVWDERRVERKR
- the truA gene encoding tRNA pseudouridine(38-40) synthase TruA encodes the protein MSDEVEPGHVRVRLDLSYDGKDFSGWAKQRVLRTVQGELESALQTVMRLSEPVELTVAGRTDAGVHARGQVAQFDLAEEVWAEHGGLLLRRLAGRLPHDVRVWKVAEAPEGFNARFSAIWRRYAYRVGDHRGGVDPLRRGHVLWHQWPLDVDAMNEAAAPLLGEHDFAAYCKKREGATTIRTLQQLSWERAEDGIITATVRADAFCHNMVRSLVGALLHVGDGHRPTDWPGKVLAAGVRDSSVHVVKPHGLTLEEVGYPADELLAARSKEARNMRTLPGAGCC
- the rplQ gene encoding 50S ribosomal protein L17 produces the protein MPRPAKGARLGGSAAHEKHLLANLAKALFEHGRITTTEAKARRLRPYAERLVTKAKKGDIHNRRLVLQTITDKSIVHTLFTEIAPRYENRPGGYTRITKIGNRRGDNAPMAVIELVEALTVAQQATGEAEAATKRAVKEAEAVETPAEETKEA
- a CDS encoding DNA-directed RNA polymerase subunit alpha, which codes for MLIAQRPSLTEEVVDEYRSRFVIEPLEPGFGYTLGNSLRRTLLSSIPGAAVTSIRVDGVLHEFTTVPGVKEDVTDIILNIKQLVVSSEHDEPVVMYLRKQGPGLVTAADIAPPAGVEVHNPDLVLATLNGKGKLEMELTVERGRGYVSAVQNKQLGQEIGRIPVDSIYSPVLKVTYKVEATRVEQRTDFDKLIVDVETKQAMRPRDAMASAGKTLVELFGLARELNIDAEGIDMGPSPTDAALAADLALPIEELELTVRSYNCLKREGIHSVGELVARSEADLLDIRNFGAKSIDEVKAKLAGMGLALKDSPPGFDPTAAADAFGADDDADAGFVETEQY
- the rpsK gene encoding 30S ribosomal protein S11: MPPKGRQGAAKKVRRKEKKNVAHGHAHIKSTFNNTIVSITDPSGNVISWASAGHVGFKGSRKSTPFAAQMAAESAARRAQEHGMRKVDVFVKGPGSGRETAIRSLQATGLEVGSIQDVTPTPHNGCRPPKRRRV